The following are from one region of the Qipengyuania flava genome:
- a CDS encoding peptidoglycan D,D-transpeptidase FtsI family protein, producing the protein MAVASGRVQLVTIRQRSLTLARWRVLWIVLGFAFVALLALVRIAYLGMSDHGLRGTSLEEALLPPRGEITDRNGVPLARAFPAYALWFNPKALGEDGAPLVRDPATVSAKLKAIFPDLDEENVAVQLASSKQGYIRRRVLPEEANRVQDIGELALEMPMENDRHYPQGSMAAHVLGYVAADGKGRVGMEQVLDAQLSNPATRGTPVALSIDSRVQGALEDELRRGMKLVQAQGGAGIVLDVDTGEVLALASLPEFDPNKIDARGQSLMFNRVTNQVYELGSTFKPLSVAAAIDAGVVRNLGRRWDASPVKVGRFSIKDSHDMGADLNVVETLIHSSNTVTARVADELGPERMRRTMIDLGMNERPYIELPAKGFPIWPGDKWPRLRNMTVGYGHGIAVTPLHLASAYAAMVNGGIWRPATLRKLGPGEAPKGRRVFKASTSSRMRQILRAIAIYGTGKNADAPGYRVGGKTGSAEKPGGSAGYRRTALVSTFAAAFPMDRPRYVVIAMLDEPRGTLASSYQRTAAWNAAPIVGRLVPRIGPLIGVRPDDTRDIDISDITPLIPEARK; encoded by the coding sequence ATGGCGGTGGCCTCGGGCCGGGTCCAGCTTGTCACCATTCGCCAGCGCTCGCTCACGCTTGCCCGCTGGCGTGTGTTGTGGATCGTCCTCGGCTTCGCCTTTGTCGCGCTGCTCGCGCTGGTGCGCATCGCCTATCTCGGCATGTCCGACCACGGCCTTCGCGGCACCTCGCTTGAAGAGGCGTTGCTGCCCCCGCGCGGCGAGATCACCGATCGCAACGGCGTGCCGCTGGCGCGCGCGTTTCCCGCCTACGCCCTGTGGTTCAACCCCAAGGCGCTGGGCGAAGACGGCGCGCCTCTGGTGCGTGACCCGGCCACGGTTTCCGCCAAGCTCAAGGCGATTTTCCCCGATCTCGACGAAGAGAATGTCGCCGTCCAACTCGCCTCGAGCAAGCAGGGCTACATCCGTCGCCGCGTGCTGCCGGAAGAAGCGAACAGGGTGCAGGACATCGGCGAGCTCGCGCTGGAAATGCCGATGGAGAACGACCGCCATTACCCGCAAGGGTCGATGGCGGCGCACGTGCTTGGCTATGTCGCGGCCGACGGCAAGGGCCGGGTCGGCATGGAGCAGGTGCTCGACGCGCAGCTTTCCAACCCCGCCACCCGCGGCACGCCGGTGGCATTGTCGATCGACAGCCGCGTGCAAGGCGCGCTGGAGGACGAGCTGCGCCGCGGCATGAAGCTGGTGCAGGCGCAGGGCGGGGCGGGCATCGTGCTCGACGTGGATACGGGCGAAGTGCTGGCGCTGGCCTCGCTGCCCGAATTCGACCCCAACAAGATCGACGCGCGCGGACAGAGCCTGATGTTCAACCGCGTGACCAACCAGGTCTACGAACTCGGCTCGACCTTCAAGCCGCTGTCGGTTGCCGCTGCCATCGACGCGGGCGTGGTGCGCAACCTCGGCCGGCGCTGGGATGCAAGCCCGGTCAAGGTCGGACGCTTCAGCATCAAGGACAGCCACGACATGGGCGCCGACCTCAACGTGGTCGAGACGCTGATCCATTCGTCCAACACCGTGACCGCGCGCGTCGCCGACGAGCTGGGCCCGGAACGCATGCGCCGCACGATGATAGATCTCGGTATGAACGAGCGGCCCTATATCGAGCTGCCGGCCAAGGGCTTCCCGATCTGGCCGGGCGACAAGTGGCCGCGCCTGCGCAACATGACCGTGGGCTACGGCCACGGCATTGCCGTTACCCCGCTGCACCTCGCCAGCGCCTACGCCGCCATGGTCAACGGTGGTATCTGGCGTCCGGCAACCCTGCGCAAGCTCGGCCCCGGTGAAGCGCCCAAGGGCCGCCGCGTGTTCAAGGCCTCGACCTCCAGCCGCATGCGCCAGATCCTGCGCGCCATCGCGATTTACGGCACCGGCAAGAACGCCGACGCGCCGGGTTACCGCGTGGGCGGCAAGACCGGCTCGGCCGAGAAGCCGGGAGGCAGCGCAGGCTATCGCCGCACGGCGCTCGTATCGACCTTTGCCGCGGCTTTCCCGATGGATCGCCCGCGCTATGTCGTCATCGCCATGCTCGACGAGCCGCGCGGGACGCTCGCCAGCTCCTACCAGCGGACCGCGGCCTGGAACGCTGCGCCGATCGTCGGCCGCCTTGTGCCGCGTATCGGCCCGCTGATCGGCGTGCGCCCGGACGACACGCGAGACATCGATATATCCGACATCACCCCGCTGATCCCGGAGGCGCGCAAGTGA
- a CDS encoding bifunctional sulfate adenylyltransferase/adenylylsulfate kinase: MGALKEPHGGELKNLYLSDEEAAEEKARSKDWPSWDLTPRQLCDIELLLNGGFSPLEGFQGKEDYDAVVSTMRLANGLLWPIPITLDVSQEFADTVNEGEVITLRDREGVLIATMTISDKWTPDKRAECEGVLGTTDDKHPEVDRLLNHSGPVYLGGKLKGVQAPRHFDFMQHRHSPQELRDMFAKRSWRKVVAFQTRNPLHRAHQELTFRAAREAEANLLLHPVVGLTKPGDIDYFTRVRCYEKLMQHYPDQTSALSLLPLAMRMAGPREAVWHGIIRKNFGCTHFIIGRDHAGPGKDSKGEEFYGPYDAQDLFVEHQEELEISLVPFKMMVYVEERAQYAPVDEVEDNETQLNISGTELRRRLKHNLELPDWFSFPEVVEVLRERHPPLTEQGFTLFFTGFSGSGKSTIANAVMTKLMEMGGRRVTLLDGDIVRKNLSSELGFSKEHRNLNIERIGYVASEITKNGGIAICAPIAPYAGSRRVVRELIEPLGGFLEIHVNTPLEVCEARDRKGLYAKARAGVIKEFTGISDPYEVPENPEMTIDTTDITIDQAAQQVLLKLEKLGYLA; this comes from the coding sequence TTGGGTGCACTGAAGGAACCGCACGGCGGCGAGCTGAAAAACCTCTATCTGAGCGATGAGGAGGCCGCCGAGGAGAAGGCTAGGTCCAAGGACTGGCCCAGTTGGGACCTCACCCCGCGCCAGCTCTGCGATATCGAATTGCTGCTGAACGGCGGCTTTTCCCCGCTCGAAGGCTTCCAGGGCAAGGAAGACTACGACGCCGTGGTTTCGACCATGCGGCTCGCCAACGGGCTGCTCTGGCCGATCCCTATCACGCTCGATGTCAGCCAGGAATTTGCCGACACTGTCAACGAGGGTGAGGTCATCACCCTGCGCGACCGCGAAGGCGTGCTGATTGCCACCATGACGATTTCGGACAAATGGACGCCCGACAAGCGCGCCGAATGCGAGGGCGTGCTGGGCACCACCGATGACAAGCATCCCGAAGTCGACCGGCTCCTTAACCATTCGGGCCCGGTCTATCTCGGCGGGAAGCTGAAAGGCGTGCAGGCCCCGCGCCACTTCGACTTCATGCAGCACCGCCACAGTCCGCAAGAACTGCGCGACATGTTCGCCAAGCGTAGCTGGCGCAAGGTGGTCGCTTTCCAGACCCGCAACCCTCTGCACCGGGCACACCAGGAGCTCACCTTCCGCGCCGCGCGCGAGGCGGAGGCGAACCTGCTGCTGCATCCGGTGGTCGGCCTCACCAAGCCGGGCGATATCGACTATTTCACCCGCGTGCGCTGCTACGAAAAGCTGATGCAGCACTATCCCGACCAGACCAGCGCGCTCTCGCTCCTGCCGCTCGCCATGCGCATGGCCGGACCGCGCGAGGCCGTGTGGCACGGGATCATCCGCAAGAATTTCGGCTGCACCCATTTCATCATCGGGCGCGATCACGCCGGCCCCGGAAAAGACAGCAAGGGCGAGGAATTCTACGGCCCCTACGACGCGCAGGACCTGTTCGTGGAGCACCAGGAGGAGCTCGAGATCAGCCTCGTGCCGTTCAAGATGATGGTCTATGTCGAAGAGCGCGCGCAGTATGCGCCGGTCGACGAGGTCGAGGATAACGAGACCCAGCTCAACATCTCCGGCACCGAACTGCGCCGCCGCCTGAAGCACAATCTGGAATTGCCCGACTGGTTCAGCTTCCCCGAAGTGGTCGAAGTGCTGCGCGAACGGCATCCGCCGCTGACCGAGCAGGGTTTCACCCTATTCTTCACCGGCTTTTCGGGCAGCGGCAAGTCGACCATCGCCAACGCGGTGATGACCAAGCTGATGGAAATGGGCGGACGCCGCGTCACGCTGCTCGACGGCGATATCGTGCGCAAGAACCTGTCGAGCGAGCTGGGCTTTTCCAAGGAGCACCGCAACCTCAACATCGAGCGGATCGGTTATGTTGCGAGCGAGATCACCAAGAACGGCGGCATCGCCATCTGCGCGCCGATCGCGCCCTATGCGGGCAGCCGGAGGGTGGTGCGCGAGCTGATCGAACCGCTCGGCGGGTTCCTCGAGATCCACGTCAACACCCCGCTCGAAGTGTGCGAGGCGCGCGATCGCAAGGGCCTCTACGCCAAGGCGCGCGCGGGCGTGATCAAGGAGTTCACCGGGATTTCCGACCCTTACGAGGTGCCCGAAAACCCGGAAATGACGATCGACACGACCGACATCACCATCGATCAGGCCGCGCAGCAGGTTCTGCTCAAGCTGGAGAAGCTTGGGTATCTTGCCTAG
- a CDS encoding 4a-hydroxytetrahydrobiopterin dehydratase → MTVEQLTEEERDSWLRGLNGWSLAREGKAIERTFEFADFSQAFAFMTRVAMIAETRDHHPEWFNVYNRVEVTLTTHDAGGLSLRDVKMARKIDALVA, encoded by the coding sequence ATGACCGTAGAGCAGCTGACCGAGGAAGAACGCGACAGCTGGCTGCGCGGCCTCAACGGATGGTCGCTGGCGCGCGAGGGCAAGGCGATCGAGCGGACTTTCGAATTCGCTGATTTCTCGCAAGCGTTCGCCTTCATGACCCGCGTGGCAATGATTGCCGAGACGCGCGATCACCATCCCGAATGGTTCAATGTCTACAATCGCGTCGAAGTCACCCTGACCACGCATGACGCGGGCGGGTTGTCCCTGCGCGACGTGAAGATGGCGCGCAAGATCGACGCGCTCGTCGCCTAG
- the rsmH gene encoding 16S rRNA (cytosine(1402)-N(4))-methyltransferase RsmH → MSEAPHIPVLLDEVIEALDPQPGDVVIDATFGAGGYTRALLERGATVHAFDRDPDAIAQGRTWRETEENPPRLVLYPHRFSEMLDVMTSAGVAKIDGVVMDIGVSSMQLDQAHRGFAFSSDGPLDMRMSQDGESAADFLNTADEGVIADVLYTYGEERQSRRVARAIVAARPLSTTGELARVVRKALGHKPHDKKDPATRTFQAIRIHVNGELDELSQGLSAAEHLLCEGGRLAVVSFHSLEDRIVKRYLREASSTPSASRHVPMVAQDDPVFSKVSKAIKPGAAEVERNPRARSSVLRHATRTATLAREAA, encoded by the coding sequence ATGAGCGAAGCGCCCCACATCCCCGTCCTGCTCGACGAAGTGATCGAAGCGCTCGACCCGCAACCGGGCGACGTCGTGATCGACGCAACCTTCGGTGCGGGCGGATACACCCGCGCGCTGCTGGAACGCGGCGCGACCGTGCACGCCTTCGACCGGGATCCCGACGCGATAGCCCAGGGCCGCACCTGGCGCGAGACGGAGGAAAATCCGCCGCGCCTCGTTCTTTATCCGCACCGCTTCTCCGAGATGCTCGACGTCATGACATCGGCCGGCGTCGCCAAGATCGATGGCGTCGTCATGGATATCGGCGTGTCCTCGATGCAGCTCGACCAGGCGCATCGCGGCTTTGCCTTCTCCTCGGACGGGCCGCTCGACATGCGCATGAGCCAGGACGGCGAAAGCGCAGCCGATTTCCTCAACACCGCCGATGAGGGCGTGATTGCGGACGTGCTCTACACCTATGGCGAAGAGCGCCAGTCGCGCCGGGTTGCCCGCGCGATCGTGGCCGCGCGCCCGCTGTCGACCACCGGCGAACTGGCCCGCGTGGTGCGCAAGGCGCTGGGCCACAAGCCGCACGACAAGAAAGACCCGGCCACCCGCACCTTCCAGGCCATCCGAATTCATGTGAACGGCGAGCTCGACGAACTGTCCCAAGGCCTGTCGGCTGCCGAACACCTGCTGTGCGAAGGGGGCCGCCTTGCCGTGGTCAGCTTCCACAGCCTCGAAGACCGGATCGTCAAGCGCTACCTGCGCGAGGCGTCCTCAACCCCGAGCGCCTCGCGTCATGTCCCCATGGTCGCGCAGGACGATCCGGTTTTTTCGAAGGTTTCCAAGGCGATCAAGCCCGGCGCGGCCGAGGTCGAGCGCAACCCGCGCGCCCGTTCCTCCGTGCTGCGCCACGCTACCCGCACCGCCACTCTTGCACGGGAGGCCGCGTGA
- a CDS encoding SDR family oxidoreductase translates to MSERKAIFITGGGSGIGRAVALYFAERGWFIGLGDIDKAGMRETAELIGNGFVYSHAFDVRDRAAWDEALEAFSVATGGRIDVLFNNAGIPLGGSLMENSTEEIERCLDINLKGVLFGAQAAHPHLKKTAPGSCLLNTASAAGIYGTPGASVYSATKFGVRAITESLDGEWAEDGINVRSLMPSFIDTPLLDHNPNARTNEGIRQRVTEAGLEITPVEEVAAAAWAAVHGEKLHTTVGKTAKSMAFAARWLPGRVRKQTRESARPLGQ, encoded by the coding sequence ATGAGCGAGCGCAAAGCGATTTTCATCACTGGTGGCGGTTCCGGCATCGGGCGCGCCGTGGCCCTGTATTTTGCCGAACGCGGCTGGTTCATCGGCCTCGGCGACATAGACAAGGCCGGCATGCGCGAGACCGCCGAGCTGATCGGCAACGGTTTCGTCTATTCCCACGCCTTCGACGTGCGCGACCGCGCCGCCTGGGACGAAGCGCTGGAAGCCTTCTCGGTCGCAACCGGCGGGCGCATCGACGTGCTGTTCAACAACGCGGGTATTCCGCTCGGCGGATCGCTCATGGAAAACAGCACCGAGGAAATCGAGCGCTGCCTCGACATCAACCTCAAGGGCGTGCTGTTCGGCGCGCAGGCAGCCCATCCGCATCTCAAGAAGACCGCTCCCGGCTCGTGCCTGCTCAACACGGCAAGCGCGGCGGGGATCTACGGCACGCCGGGCGCGAGCGTCTATTCGGCGACCAAGTTCGGCGTGCGCGCCATCACCGAAAGCCTCGATGGCGAATGGGCGGAAGACGGCATCAATGTAAGAAGCCTGATGCCGAGCTTCATCGACACCCCGCTGCTCGACCACAATCCCAACGCCCGCACCAACGAAGGCATTCGCCAACGGGTTACCGAAGCGGGCCTTGAAATCACCCCTGTCGAGGAAGTCGCCGCAGCCGCCTGGGCTGCCGTGCACGGCGAGAAACTGCACACGACTGTCGGCAAGACCGCCAAGTCGATGGCCTTCGCCGCGCGCTGGCTGCCGGGCCGCGTACGCAAGCAGACCCGCGAAAGCGCGCGCCCGCTCGGCCAGTAG
- the ccmA gene encoding heme ABC exporter ATP-binding protein CcmA, whose translation MQARLVAKDIACRRGERLLLRAFSLEAGAGDAVHLTGPNGIGKSSLLRILGGLLRPFAGTVEREGAVSLVDERLALDANLPLGDALAFWERLDGAADTAAIYTALQLEPLLDVPVRYLSTGQKKRAALARLIHSGSAIWLLDEPLNGLDRDATAAFERIIAEHCAGGGLALVASHQPIALPSPQVIDLSEYAP comes from the coding sequence ATGCAAGCTCGCCTCGTCGCAAAGGATATTGCCTGCCGCCGCGGCGAGCGGCTGCTGCTGCGCGCCTTTTCGCTAGAGGCAGGAGCGGGCGATGCGGTGCATCTCACGGGCCCCAACGGCATCGGCAAATCGAGCCTGCTGCGCATCCTTGGCGGGCTGCTGCGGCCCTTTGCGGGCACGGTCGAGCGCGAGGGCGCCGTCAGCCTTGTCGATGAACGCCTTGCGCTCGATGCGAACCTGCCGCTGGGCGATGCGTTGGCCTTCTGGGAGCGGCTCGACGGGGCGGCGGACACGGCTGCGATCTACACCGCGCTCCAACTCGAACCGCTGCTCGATGTGCCGGTGCGATACCTGTCGACCGGGCAGAAAAAACGCGCGGCGCTCGCGCGGCTGATCCATTCCGGCAGCGCGATCTGGTTGCTCGACGAACCGCTCAACGGGCTCGACCGCGACGCGACCGCAGCGTTCGAGCGTATCATTGCAGAGCATTGCGCAGGCGGAGGCCTGGCGCTGGTTGCCTCGCACCAGCCGATTGCCCTGCCCTCCCCGCAAGTCATCGACCTGTCGGAGTACGCACCATGA
- a CDS encoding division/cell wall cluster transcriptional repressor MraZ: MLPPLFRKALKESSDGRVLCLMKHPSWKCLVGFGLSRKPELEAQLDREEEMAVRLGKEFDRDTRSSQLFGFQEMPFDDSGRFVMPEHLRTLGGIEDGLYFQGGGRFFTLWNPEELAKMGDDWAGAKAACESFLADAKAKGK; this comes from the coding sequence GTGCTTCCGCCCCTCTTCCGCAAGGCGCTGAAGGAAAGCAGCGACGGGCGCGTCCTGTGCCTCATGAAGCACCCCAGCTGGAAATGTCTCGTCGGCTTCGGCCTCAGCCGTAAACCCGAACTCGAAGCCCAGCTCGACCGCGAGGAAGAGATGGCGGTGCGCCTCGGCAAGGAATTCGACCGCGATACGCGCTCGAGCCAGCTGTTCGGCTTCCAGGAAATGCCCTTCGACGACAGCGGCCGCTTCGTCATGCCCGAACACCTGCGCACTCTCGGCGGGATCGAGGACGGCCTTTACTTCCAGGGCGGTGGCCGCTTCTTCACCCTCTGGAATCCGGAAGAGCTCGCCAAGATGGGCGACGACTGGGCGGGCGCTAAGGCGGCCTGCGAAAGCTTCCTCGCCGACGCGAAGGCGAAGGGCAAATGA
- a CDS encoding cysteine synthase A produces MTAIPVREHALDLIGNTPLVRLEGPSAEAGCDIFGKCEFANPGASVKDRAALYIIRDAEERGELKPGGTVVEGTAGNTGIGIALVANALGYRTIIVMPDNQSQEKMQTLRALGAELVTVPPTKYADCNHFQHVSRRMAGEIDGAIWAGQFDNTANRKAHIETTAKELWEQLDGRIDGFTCAAGTGGTIAGVGMGLKELDETVTIALTDPHGAALYNYYAHGELKAEGSSVAEGIGQGRITGNLEGAPIDTQFRVSDEEGIAWVARLLREEGLCLGLSSGINVAGAIALGKQLVAEGRENPRVATILCDTGFRYLSTLYNAEWLASKDLPVFDWLQAGD; encoded by the coding sequence ATGACTGCAATTCCCGTACGCGAGCATGCGCTCGACCTTATCGGCAACACGCCGCTCGTCCGCCTCGAAGGACCGAGCGCGGAAGCCGGCTGCGACATTTTCGGCAAATGCGAATTCGCCAATCCTGGCGCCTCGGTGAAGGACCGCGCCGCGCTTTACATCATCCGTGATGCGGAAGAGCGCGGCGAGCTCAAGCCCGGCGGCACGGTGGTCGAAGGCACGGCCGGCAACACCGGCATCGGCATCGCCTTGGTCGCGAACGCGCTGGGCTATCGCACGATCATCGTGATGCCCGACAACCAGAGCCAGGAAAAGATGCAGACCCTGCGCGCGCTGGGCGCGGAGCTGGTCACGGTACCGCCGACCAAATACGCCGACTGCAACCACTTCCAGCACGTCTCGCGCCGCATGGCAGGCGAGATCGATGGCGCCATCTGGGCCGGCCAGTTTGACAACACCGCCAACCGCAAGGCGCATATCGAGACCACGGCGAAGGAGCTGTGGGAGCAGCTTGACGGCCGCATCGACGGTTTCACCTGCGCCGCCGGCACCGGCGGGACCATTGCCGGCGTCGGCATGGGCCTGAAGGAGCTGGACGAGACGGTGACCATCGCGCTCACCGACCCGCACGGCGCCGCGCTTTACAATTACTACGCCCACGGCGAGCTGAAGGCCGAAGGCTCCTCGGTCGCCGAAGGGATCGGGCAGGGCCGCATCACCGGCAATCTCGAAGGCGCTCCGATCGACACGCAGTTCCGCGTCTCGGACGAAGAGGGCATCGCCTGGGTCGCGCGCTTGCTGCGCGAAGAGGGGCTGTGCCTCGGCCTGTCGAGCGGCATCAACGTTGCCGGCGCCATTGCGCTGGGCAAGCAGCTGGTCGCCGAAGGTCGGGAGAACCCGCGCGTCGCAACCATCCTGTGCGATACCGGCTTCCGCTATCTCTCGACGCTCTACAACGCCGAATGGCTGGCTTCGAAGGACCTGCCCGTATTCGATTGGTTGCAAGCGGGCGATTGA
- a CDS encoding heme exporter protein CcmB: MIAALLRRDLGLLLPGGRGGGGVLPLLFFLAVAMLYPFAVGPDAQLLARTGGGVIWVAALLAAILPLEKLVAGDLEAGVFDQLHLRGVSEEWAMAVRLLAHWLAFAPLLLLATLPAAALLGLDGSTTRTVLLGLLAGTPGLAAVGLAVAALTASLRGGAALAGLMVIPLAVPILIFGAGALSTTGDGGIALAAAISLGLCAVTPFVAGAAIRSAREG; the protein is encoded by the coding sequence ATGATAGCGGCACTCCTGAGGCGTGATCTCGGCCTGCTGCTCCCCGGCGGGCGCGGCGGCGGCGGCGTGCTGCCGCTGCTGTTCTTCCTCGCCGTCGCCATGCTCTACCCCTTCGCGGTGGGGCCGGACGCGCAGCTGCTGGCGCGCACCGGCGGCGGAGTCATCTGGGTCGCGGCGCTGCTCGCCGCGATCCTGCCGCTCGAAAAGCTGGTCGCGGGCGATCTGGAGGCGGGCGTGTTCGACCAGCTGCACCTGCGCGGTGTGAGCGAGGAATGGGCCATGGCCGTGCGGCTTCTTGCCCACTGGCTCGCCTTTGCGCCGCTGCTGCTGCTCGCCACCCTGCCCGCCGCCGCGCTGCTTGGCCTAGACGGGTCAACGACGCGCACGGTCCTTCTCGGCCTGCTGGCGGGAACGCCGGGGCTTGCCGCAGTCGGCCTTGCCGTGGCCGCGCTGACGGCCAGCCTCAGGGGCGGCGCAGCGCTGGCGGGCCTGATGGTCATTCCGCTGGCCGTCCCCATCCTGATCTTCGGCGCGGGCGCGCTTTCGACCACCGGCGATGGAGGCATCGCCCTCGCCGCCGCGATCAGCCTCGGCCTGTGCGCAGTCACACCCTTCGTCGCCGGCGCGGCGATCCGCTCGGCACGAGAGGGGTGA
- a CDS encoding 2Fe-2S iron-sulfur cluster-binding protein, whose translation MPKLIVTTREGETSEIDVADGLTVMEAIRDNGFDELLALCGGCCSCATCHVTVDPAFADKLPAMSEDEDDLLESTDHREATSRLSCQIPFTPDLDGLKVTIAPED comes from the coding sequence ATGCCCAAACTGATCGTCACCACCCGCGAAGGCGAAACCAGCGAAATCGACGTCGCCGACGGCCTGACCGTGATGGAAGCGATCCGCGACAACGGCTTTGACGAGCTGCTGGCGCTGTGCGGCGGCTGCTGTTCGTGCGCGACCTGCCACGTCACGGTGGACCCGGCCTTTGCCGACAAGCTGCCGGCGATGAGCGAGGACGAGGACGACCTCCTCGAATCGACCGACCACCGCGAAGCGACCTCGCGCCTGTCGTGCCAGATCCCGTTCACGCCGGATCTCGACGGCCTGAAGGTCACCATCGCGCCGGAAGATTGA
- a CDS encoding GldG family protein has translation MPRSLQTSALVSALFLLLASCSAGPATEQAGDRPEVGLFSTLPIYWGEGGFAAVLDGTDEKSWVRRVLEQSYTLEPLDTLEAEALAGLDRVILAQPRPLAPSENVALDDWVSAGGQLLVFADPLLTHHSDFALGDKRRPQDVVLISPILTRWGLELRFDEAQPGGERLVETPYGETPINLAGELALRASSQCSLEGEGLFARCAIGEGQVLVMVDAALLESGHHGEEPKDRAAVLVALTDAAFLR, from the coding sequence ATGCCGAGGTCCCTGCAGACTAGCGCGCTCGTTTCGGCGCTTTTCCTGCTGCTGGCTTCCTGCTCGGCGGGTCCGGCTACCGAGCAGGCGGGTGACCGGCCCGAGGTCGGCCTGTTCTCGACACTGCCGATCTATTGGGGTGAGGGCGGATTCGCCGCCGTGCTCGATGGCACCGATGAGAAAAGCTGGGTGCGCCGCGTTTTGGAGCAAAGCTACACGCTCGAACCGCTCGATACGCTCGAGGCAGAGGCCCTGGCCGGGCTCGACCGCGTCATCCTCGCCCAGCCGCGACCGCTCGCGCCATCGGAAAACGTGGCGCTCGACGACTGGGTCAGCGCCGGCGGGCAGCTTCTTGTCTTCGCCGATCCCTTGCTGACGCACCATTCGGACTTTGCCCTTGGCGACAAGCGGCGGCCGCAGGATGTCGTGCTGATATCGCCGATCCTGACGCGCTGGGGCCTGGAATTGCGGTTCGATGAGGCGCAGCCGGGGGGCGAGCGCCTGGTCGAAACACCCTATGGCGAAACGCCAATCAATCTTGCGGGCGAGCTAGCCTTGCGGGCCTCGTCGCAGTGCTCGCTCGAGGGAGAGGGCCTCTTTGCCCGGTGCGCCATCGGCGAGGGCCAGGTCCTAGTGATGGTCGATGCTGCGCTTTTGGAGTCTGGCCATCATGGCGAGGAGCCGAAGGATCGCGCCGCGGTGCTTGTTGCGCTTACGGATGCCGCGTTTTTGCGCTGA
- a CDS encoding DNA-3-methyladenine glycosylase family protein: MGLTNEQLRQHLDTVAQDDPVVASAIERCGYPEERIRPTGYKTLLRTIVGQQVSVAAAASVWNKLEAELGEEMHAHELLARDFDTLRACGLSRQKQGYARSLCELVTGGELDIEKLPESDEEAIAELTRIKGIGRWSAEIYLLFAEGRQDIWPAGDLAVQEAVGRLLELPARPSEKETRALGEKWSPYRGAMAIFTWHTYNNAAL, from the coding sequence ATGGGCCTCACAAACGAACAATTGCGGCAGCATCTCGATACGGTGGCGCAAGACGACCCGGTGGTCGCATCGGCCATTGAGCGCTGCGGCTATCCCGAAGAGCGTATCCGCCCCACCGGCTACAAGACCCTGCTTCGCACGATCGTCGGCCAGCAGGTCAGCGTGGCCGCTGCAGCATCGGTCTGGAACAAGCTCGAGGCTGAACTGGGCGAGGAGATGCACGCGCATGAGCTGCTTGCGCGCGATTTCGACACACTGCGCGCCTGCGGCCTTTCGCGCCAGAAGCAGGGCTACGCCCGCAGCCTGTGCGAACTGGTGACGGGCGGCGAGCTCGACATCGAGAAACTGCCCGAAAGCGACGAGGAGGCGATTGCCGAGCTGACCCGGATCAAGGGCATCGGGCGCTGGTCGGCCGAGATTTACCTGCTGTTTGCCGAAGGCCGGCAGGACATATGGCCCGCGGGCGACCTGGCGGTGCAGGAAGCCGTTGGGCGCCTGCTCGAACTGCCGGCCCGCCCAAGCGAGAAGGAAACCCGCGCGCTGGGCGAGAAATGGAGCCCCTATCGCGGCGCCATGGCCATCTTCACCTGGCACACTTACAACAACGCGGCGCTCTAG